In the Arachis ipaensis cultivar K30076 chromosome B10, Araip1.1, whole genome shotgun sequence genome, one interval contains:
- the LOC110268303 gene encoding uncharacterized protein LOC110268303: MNIMLMSASMKACCVLPPCVWYTPFVFVDDILFLRPLEVIIMKYLNRWISVTPKLEHVFVPVCEQTYTWYLMVVDVKRATVYCLDVTRAPGYKERGERNMQTILLMLAQIFKLDMNLKSFVHVSTDPTT; encoded by the exons ATGAACATCATGTTAATGAGCGCTTCCATGAAAGCTTGTTGTGTTCTTCCTCCTTGTGTTTGGTACACACCTTTCGTGTTTGTCGATGACATTCTTTTTCTGAGGCCGTTGGAAGTTATAATCATGAAATACCTGAACAGATGGATATCGGTGACACCTAAGCTTGAACAT GTCTTTGTGCCGGTATGCGAACAAACCTACACATGGTACTTGATGGTTGTGGACGTGAAGCGAGCCACAGTGTACTGCCTAGATGTAACAAGAGCACCTGGATACAAGGAACGGGGGGAGCGCAATATGCAAACTATT CTACTTATGCTAGCCCAGATTTTCAAGCTAGACATGAACCTAAAGAGTTTTGTCCATGTTTCCACTGATCCTACCACATGA
- the LOC107620257 gene encoding protein FAR1-RELATED SEQUENCE 5-like — MEFSTPEEASSFYNNYSRLKGFSSMRDKTVRNTFSEIVRYMFVCNRQGFQEKKLLEKVDRKRDHKVVTRCRCLAEMRIKRKDGSGKWYVSRFVEEHNHELAFGKLVDYLRSHRKISEVEVAQLTSMREIGISIPKIYKSFAPQLVSFNLVTFTKQDMYNEEDYSVFGDVLAFDATYGRNKYNLPVVVFSGQFLECMQGKAPQSVVTDGDPAMQLAIQNATSNICDPGFTQLFRHCMLDDMEIDEFEAHWASMIHEYGVGDVDWVKDLYVKKYTWATAGRCVDFLWDNEDELEFHSWYGTLILQTEFVELEKSGWTKFTREMFVRFQESLKRCVRVRISEINETVHPHIYTIQKYRRPNMTWQVCREPISNSFSCTCMRMDSFGIPCVHIMAVCVRLDLGKLSESLVLRRWSKTAKIQSENENIEHCTADQSMTYRTRLVAFLQLCKRLARVACMSDDDFKIYSKKLLSDAVFLEIKYGLRPRINVLATTTDNGVKDPVRVRTKGTGRCSQAGASATKKKRK, encoded by the exons ATGGAGTTTTCTACACCTGAGGAGGCAAGCAGCTTCTATAACAACTACAGCCGACTAAAGGGCTTTTCCTCAATGCGCGATAAGACGGTTAGAAACACTTTCAGTGAGATTGTGAGGTACATGTTCGTTTGTAACAGGCAAGGGTTTCAAGAGAAGAAGTTGTTGGAAAAGGTTGATCGCAAAAGGGATCATAAGGTTGTAACCCGATGCAGATGTCTTGCCGAGATGAGGATAAAGCGGAAAGACGGTAGTGGGAAGTGGTACGTGTCGCGTTTCGTCGAGGAGCATAATCATGAACTAGCGTTCGGCAAGCTTGTGGATTATCTACGGTCACATAGGAAGATATCTGAGGTAGAAGTTGCTCAGCTAACAAGCATGAGGGAGATTGGGATTAGCATTCCAAAGATTTATAAGTCATTTGCACCACAACTTGTGAGTTTCAACCTGGTTACATTTACAAAGCAAGATATGTATAATGAG GAAGATTATTCCGTGTTCGGCGATGTGCTAGCATTTGATGCTACGTACGGTCGTAACAAGTATAACCTCCCTGTTGTTGTGTTCTCCGGA CAATTTTTGGAATGCATGCAAGGAAAGGCACCGCAATCTGTTGTCACCGATGGTGACCCAGCCATGCAGTTGGCGATTCA AAATGCAACATCGAACATCTGTGACCCGGGATTCACACAACTATTTCGACATTGCATGTTGGATGATATGGAAATTGATGAGTTTGAAGCGCATTGGGCCTCCATGATCCATGAGTATGGTGTTGGCGACGTTGACTGGGTGAAGGACTTGTATGTGAAAAAGTACACATGGGCAACAGCTGGG AGGTGTGTCGATTTTCTTTGGGACAACGAGGATGAGCTGGAATTTCACTCTTGGTATGGTACACTTATTTTACAAACCGAGTTTGTTGAGTTGGAAAAGTCAGGGTGGACCAAGTTCACTCGTGAGATGTTCGTTAGATTTCAGGAAAGCCTGAAACGTTGTGTCCGTGTGAGAATATCTGAAATTAATGAAACAGTGCACCCGCATATATATACTATCCAAAAGTATCGGAGGCCTAACATGACCTGGCAGGTCTGTAGGGAGCCTATTTCCAACAGCTTTAGCTGCACGTGTATGCGGATGGATTCGTTTGGTATTCCATGTGTGCACATCATGGCCGTGTGTGTAAGGCTAGACTTAGGGAAACTTTCTGAAAGCCTAGTTTTGCGTAGGTGGTCCAAGACAGCCAAAATACAGTCCGAAAATGAAAACATTGAGCACTGCACTGCTGACCAAAGCATGACATATAGAACAAGGTTGGTAGCATTTTTACAGCTGTGCAAGCGGTTAGCCCGGGTGGCTTGCATGAGTGATGATGACTTTAAGATTTACTCGAAGAAACTTTTATCCGATGCGGTTTTTCTTGAAATAAAGTATGGCCTTCGACCAAGAATCAATGTTCTCGCAACAACAACCGACAATGGAGTGAAGGACCCAGTTCGTGTTAGAACTAAAGGTACAGGTCGGTGCAGTCAAGCCGGTGCTTCTGCTACCAAGAAGAAAAGGAAGTGA
- the LOC107624516 gene encoding probable glucan 1,3-beta-glucosidase A isoform X2 encodes MLDGTEVQFKSVTLQKYVSADNGGGMNVTVDRDVASSWETFRLWRVSPSEFQFRTSKGQFLTCDGDGCTVSATANSPSTSETYEIERNGNSRIHMKTKNGAYLQATTDGQLTADYPGSPGWDDNAATFDMTILSNNLHGDYQLANGYGHDRAKDVLKRHRNTFITIEDFKFLYKHGINTVRIPVGWWIAFDPDPPSPFIGGSLDALDNAFLWAQEYDIKCIIDLHAAPGSQNGMEHSASRDGFTGWPDSPDNIQQSLNVIEFLVSRYARNPALLGIELLNEPSAGTVPLDTLVSYYKQGYQIVRKHSSTAYVIMCQRIGMADPMELYQANIGSHNTVLDLHYYNLFDAYFVNMSVGDNIQYIYNSREGQLKALNSSNSPLVFIGEWVNEWNVTSGSQKDYQDFGRAQLEVYNAASFGWCYWTIKNDRQHWDFEWNVRSNYLQLGKSPSKQRFNIFGLIGLAFTCFCLPFL; translated from the exons ATGCTT GATGGAACAGAGGTGCAATTTAAGTCAGTGACATTGCAGAAGTATGTATCTGCAGATAATGGGGGAGGAATGAATGTGACTGTTGATAGGGATGTTGCATCTTCATGGGAAACCTTCAGG TTATGGAGAGTCTCTCCATCTGAATTTCAATTTCGTACCTCAAAAGGTCAGTTTCTTACATGTGATGGCGATGGCTGCACTGTCTCGGCAACAGCAAACTCTCCTTCAACATCAGAGACATACGAAATAGAGCGGAATGGGAACAGTAGAATTCATATGAAGACAAAGAATGGGGCCTATCTGCAG GCTacaacagatggtcagcttacaGCAGATTACCCGGGTTCACCAGGATGGGATGATAATGCTGCCACATTTGACATGACAATTTTGTCGAATAATTTACATGGAGATTACCAGCTAGCAAATGGATATGGACATGATCGTGCGAAAGATGTTCTTAAG AGACATAGAAATACCTTTATCACCATTGAGGATTTCAAATTTCTATATAAACACGGAATAAACACTGTGAGGATACCAGTTGGGTGGTGGATTGCTTTCGATCCTGATCCTCCGAGTCCTTTTATTGGAGGAAGTCTTGATGCTCTAGATAATGCATTTTTATGGGCACA AGAATATGATATAAAATGCATAATTGATCTTCATGCTGCTCCTGGTTCCCAAAATGGGATGGAACATAGTGCAAGCAGAGATGGATTCACCGGCTGGCCTGATTCTCCAGATAACATTCAACAGTCGTTGAATGTTATTGAATTTTTAGTTTCTAG ATATGCAAGGAATCCTGCTTTGCTGGGAATTGAGCTTCTAAATGAACCGTCTGCCGGAACAGTTCCATTAGATACTTTAGTTTCTTATTACAAACAGGGCTACCAAATTGTTAGAAAACACTCTTCAACAGCTTATGTAATAATGTGCCAAAGAATTGGCATGGCAGATCCTATGGAACTTTACCAAGCCAACATAGGATCTCATAACACAGTTTTGGATTTGCATTACTACAACCTCTTCGACGCGTATTTTGTTAATATGAGCGTCGGCGATAACATACAGTACATATACAATAGCCGGGAAGGTCAACTCAAGGCCTTGAATAGTTCAAATAGCCCACTTGTTTTTATTG GAGAGTGGGTGAATGAGTGGAATGTGACGAGCGGATCGCAAAAGGATTATCAAGATTTCGGAAGGGCACAGTTAGAAGTTTACAATGCAGCTTCCTTTGGATGGTGTTACTGGACAATAAAAAATGACAGACAGCACTGGGATTTTGAGTGGAACGTTAGGAGCAACTATCTTCAGTTAG GCAAATCACCCAGCAAACAGAGATTTAACATTTTTGGATTGATAGGATTGGCATTCACCTGCTTTTGTCTCCCTTTTTTGTGA
- the LOC107624516 gene encoding probable glucan 1,3-beta-glucosidase A isoform X1 yields MGLVFTKWACAFLLSCWLITYKVHSVEGLHRGSKVRGVNLGGWLVIEGWIKPSLFDGIANGDMLDGTEVQFKSVTLQKYVSADNGGGMNVTVDRDVASSWETFRLWRVSPSEFQFRTSKGQFLTCDGDGCTVSATANSPSTSETYEIERNGNSRIHMKTKNGAYLQATTDGQLTADYPGSPGWDDNAATFDMTILSNNLHGDYQLANGYGHDRAKDVLKRHRNTFITIEDFKFLYKHGINTVRIPVGWWIAFDPDPPSPFIGGSLDALDNAFLWAQEYDIKCIIDLHAAPGSQNGMEHSASRDGFTGWPDSPDNIQQSLNVIEFLVSRYARNPALLGIELLNEPSAGTVPLDTLVSYYKQGYQIVRKHSSTAYVIMCQRIGMADPMELYQANIGSHNTVLDLHYYNLFDAYFVNMSVGDNIQYIYNSREGQLKALNSSNSPLVFIGEWVNEWNVTSGSQKDYQDFGRAQLEVYNAASFGWCYWTIKNDRQHWDFEWNVRSNYLQLGKSPSKQRFNIFGLIGLAFTCFCLPFL; encoded by the exons ATGGGACTTGTTTTTACTAAATGGGCATGCGCATTCTTACTCTCTTGTTGGCTCATAACCTACAAGGTACATTCAG TGGAGGGGTTACATAGGGGTTCTAAAGTGAGAGGAGTGAACTTGGGAGGGTGGTTGGTCATTGAAGGTTGGATCAAACCTTCATTGTTTGATGGCATTGCCAATGGAGACATGCTT GATGGAACAGAGGTGCAATTTAAGTCAGTGACATTGCAGAAGTATGTATCTGCAGATAATGGGGGAGGAATGAATGTGACTGTTGATAGGGATGTTGCATCTTCATGGGAAACCTTCAGG TTATGGAGAGTCTCTCCATCTGAATTTCAATTTCGTACCTCAAAAGGTCAGTTTCTTACATGTGATGGCGATGGCTGCACTGTCTCGGCAACAGCAAACTCTCCTTCAACATCAGAGACATACGAAATAGAGCGGAATGGGAACAGTAGAATTCATATGAAGACAAAGAATGGGGCCTATCTGCAG GCTacaacagatggtcagcttacaGCAGATTACCCGGGTTCACCAGGATGGGATGATAATGCTGCCACATTTGACATGACAATTTTGTCGAATAATTTACATGGAGATTACCAGCTAGCAAATGGATATGGACATGATCGTGCGAAAGATGTTCTTAAG AGACATAGAAATACCTTTATCACCATTGAGGATTTCAAATTTCTATATAAACACGGAATAAACACTGTGAGGATACCAGTTGGGTGGTGGATTGCTTTCGATCCTGATCCTCCGAGTCCTTTTATTGGAGGAAGTCTTGATGCTCTAGATAATGCATTTTTATGGGCACA AGAATATGATATAAAATGCATAATTGATCTTCATGCTGCTCCTGGTTCCCAAAATGGGATGGAACATAGTGCAAGCAGAGATGGATTCACCGGCTGGCCTGATTCTCCAGATAACATTCAACAGTCGTTGAATGTTATTGAATTTTTAGTTTCTAG ATATGCAAGGAATCCTGCTTTGCTGGGAATTGAGCTTCTAAATGAACCGTCTGCCGGAACAGTTCCATTAGATACTTTAGTTTCTTATTACAAACAGGGCTACCAAATTGTTAGAAAACACTCTTCAACAGCTTATGTAATAATGTGCCAAAGAATTGGCATGGCAGATCCTATGGAACTTTACCAAGCCAACATAGGATCTCATAACACAGTTTTGGATTTGCATTACTACAACCTCTTCGACGCGTATTTTGTTAATATGAGCGTCGGCGATAACATACAGTACATATACAATAGCCGGGAAGGTCAACTCAAGGCCTTGAATAGTTCAAATAGCCCACTTGTTTTTATTG GAGAGTGGGTGAATGAGTGGAATGTGACGAGCGGATCGCAAAAGGATTATCAAGATTTCGGAAGGGCACAGTTAGAAGTTTACAATGCAGCTTCCTTTGGATGGTGTTACTGGACAATAAAAAATGACAGACAGCACTGGGATTTTGAGTGGAACGTTAGGAGCAACTATCTTCAGTTAG GCAAATCACCCAGCAAACAGAGATTTAACATTTTTGGATTGATAGGATTGGCATTCACCTGCTTTTGTCTCCCTTTTTTGTGA